In Anaerolineae bacterium, the sequence GGGTAGAGAGGGGTACGGTTAAGGTGGGAGATGAGGTGGAGGTAGTGGGTTATCGTGCTGAGCCGATAAGGACGGTGGTGACGGGTGTGGAGATGTTTCGCAAGGTTCTGGACTATGGGCAGGCTGGTGACAACATAGGTTGTTTGCTGAGGGGTGTGGAGAAGAAGGATGTAAGGAGGGGTATGGTTTTGGCGGCGCCTGGGACGATAAAGCCCCATACGGAGTTTGAGGCGGAGGTTTACGTATTGAGGAAGGAGGAAGGTGGTAGGCATACTCCGTTTTTCAGTGGGTATCGTCCTCAGTTTTACATTCGGACGATGGATGTGACGGGGGAAGTGAGGCTGCCTGAGGGTGTGGAGATGGCGATGCCTGGGGATAACCTGAGGCTCAGGGTGAAGCTTATAGTTCCTGTGGCTTTGGAGCCTGGTTCAAGGTTCGCCATCCGTGAGGGAGGTAAAACCGTAGGAGCAGGCGTAATCACCAAGATAATTGAGTAGTTTGGGGGATTCCCTGAGGAGGTGAGGCCTATATGGCCAGGCAGAAGATCAGGATACGTCTAAAGGCTTACGACCACAGAGTCCTTGATGAATCAGCAAGACAAATAGTGGAAGCGGCGGAGCGGACAGGGGCCAGGGTTATAGGTCCTGTGCCCCTGCCTACCAAAATTGAACGCTTTTCCGTAATCCGCTCCCCTTTCATTGATAAGCGCTCAATGGAGCAATTTGAAATAAGGACCCACAAGCGCCTCATTGACGTGATAGACCCTACTTCCAAGACCATTGACACTTTAATGAGGCTGAACCTTCCTGCGGGCGTTGACATAGAGATTAAACTTTAACCTCAATTCAAGCGGAGTCTAAAGATGAAAGGGATCATTGGTAAAAAGCTCGGCATGACCCGTATATTTAACGAAAAGGGAGAAGTCGTGCCTGTAACGGTGATTCAGGCTGGGCCTTGCTTTGTAACTCAGGTGAAAACTGAGGAAAAAGATGGCTACAAGGCCATCCAGCTGGGGTTTGAAGAGGTTAAGCCCAAAAGCCTGACCCGGCCTGAAGTCATGAGGTTGAAGAAGAACCATCTTCCGCCCCTACGTTACCTTAGGGAGATAAGGGTTGATAATCCAGAAGATTACCATGTGGGGCAGAAGATAACCGTGAGCATCTTTGAGGTAGGGGAGAAGGTGGACGTTACAGGCTGGACTAAAGGGCGCGGATTTGCGGGAGTGATGAAGCGCTGGGGGTTTAGTGGTGGCCCCAAAACTCACGGCCAATCAGACCGCACCAGGGCTCCTGGATCTATAGGCGCTGGTACTGACCCTGGTCGAGTTATAAAGGGGTTGCGGATGGCTGGGAGAATGGGCAATGAGAGGAAGACTATTCAGAATCTGGAAGTAGTGTTTGTAGATCCTCAGCGCAACCTCCTTGGAGTTAAGGGAGCAGTGCCGGGGGCGAGGAATAGCCTGCTCATAATAAAGCAGGCCAGGAAAACCGAGGAAAAAAGGAAGAAGTATGTATAAGCTGGAGGAGCTTATGCCGCAGGTTCCCGTTTACAACATGGAAGGCCAGGTGGTAGGGGAAATTAACCTCAGAGACGATATATTTGGCATAGAGCCTCATGTAGCGGTGATGCACCAGGCGTTGGTGAGGCAGTTGGCCAATGCTCGCCTGGGGACTCACAGCACCAAAACGAGGGGTGAGGTAAGTGGTGGCGGAAGGAAACCCTGGCCTCAGAAGCACACAGGTAGAGCTCGCCAGGGTTCCATAAGAGCTCCTCAGTGGGTAGGGGGTGGCATTGTGTTTGGCCCCAAACCCAGGAGCTACTATCAGAAGATGCCCAAAAAGATGCGCCGCCTGGCTTACAAGTCCGCCCTTTCCGTCAAGGCCAGGCAGGACCAGATCGTTATCTT encodes:
- a CDS encoding EF-Tu/IF-2/RF-3 family GTPase; the protein is VERGTVKVGDEVEVVGYRAEPIRTVVTGVEMFRKVLDYGQAGDNIGCLLRGVEKKDVRRGMVLAAPGTIKPHTEFEAEVYVLRKEEGGRHTPFFSGYRPQFYIRTMDVTGEVRLPEGVEMAMPGDNLRLRVKLIVPVALEPGSRFAIREGGKTVGAGVITKIIE
- the rpsJ gene encoding 30S ribosomal protein S10, which translates into the protein MARQKIRIRLKAYDHRVLDESARQIVEAAERTGARVIGPVPLPTKIERFSVIRSPFIDKRSMEQFEIRTHKRLIDVIDPTSKTIDTLMRLNLPAGVDIEIKL
- the rplC gene encoding 50S ribosomal protein L3 gives rise to the protein MKGIIGKKLGMTRIFNEKGEVVPVTVIQAGPCFVTQVKTEEKDGYKAIQLGFEEVKPKSLTRPEVMRLKKNHLPPLRYLREIRVDNPEDYHVGQKITVSIFEVGEKVDVTGWTKGRGFAGVMKRWGFSGGPKTHGQSDRTRAPGSIGAGTDPGRVIKGLRMAGRMGNERKTIQNLEVVFVDPQRNLLGVKGAVPGARNSLLIIKQARKTEEKRKKYV
- the rplD gene encoding 50S ribosomal protein L4, encoding MPQVPVYNMEGQVVGEINLRDDIFGIEPHVAVMHQALVRQLANARLGTHSTKTRGEVSGGGRKPWPQKHTGRARQGSIRAPQWVGGGIVFGPKPRSYYQKMPKKMRRLAYKSALSVKARQDQIVILDELHFDTPRTKAMRELLAKLPVNGSVLILLPSKDENIQKSANNLPNVKTILANYLNIKDLLGYDYLVMPRKSVEIIESILGN